A single genomic interval of Lathyrus oleraceus cultivar Zhongwan6 chromosome 7, CAAS_Psat_ZW6_1.0, whole genome shotgun sequence harbors:
- the LOC127104498 gene encoding protein TIFY 5A, whose product MKKNLNLELHLFTPSIASNHRTSMEKEAHDQQQQHRPLTIVYDGKVCVSDATENQARSILMLANKEMEERVRTPTRSLSEPSSPAVFTNLYSPGTSLSMKKSLQRFLQKRKNRIQEASPYHFNEQN is encoded by the exons atgaagaagaattTGAATCTCGAACTTCACCTTTTCACTCCTTCCATTGCTTCCAATCATCGTACCTC AATGGAAAAAGAAGCACATGatcagcagcagcagcatcggccGCTGACCATTGTCTATGATGGCAAGGTCTGCGTTTCTGATGCCACTGAGAATCAG GCCAGGTCTATTTTAATGCTTGCAAATAAAGAAATGGAGGAAAGAGTGAGGACACCAACCCGATCGTTATCAGAGCCATCTTCACCAGCAGTATTTACGAACTTGTATAGTCCTGGAACTTCTCTTTCCATGAAAAAATCACTGCAGAGGTTTCTCCAAAAGAGGAagaatcggatccaagaagcaTCACCTTACCATTTTAATGAGCAGAATTGA